In Parerythrobacter aestuarii, the sequence AGCATCGCTACCAGCTCGTCATTGACGATCTTGATGACCTGCTGGCCAGGCGTGACCGATTTCAGGACATTCTCGCCGACGGCCTTCTCTGTGACCTTGTCGATGAAGCTGCGGGCGACCGGCAGCGCGACATCCGCTTCGAGCAGCGCAATGCGCACTTCGCGCATGGCATCGCGCACATCCTGCTCGCGCAGCGCACCCCGGCCGCGCAGGCGGTCGAAAGTGGCTCCAAGGCGATCGGACAATGCGTCGAACATGCGCTACTCAAACTCCTGTCAGCGCTGGCTGGGCGCCAAATGCAAAAAGCGCCGGCGGATGAAAACTCATCGGCCAGCGTGTGGTTTCGACCACAAAATCAATCAAGTGGTGGAGCCTAGCGGGGTCGAACCGCTGACCTCTACAATGCCATTGTAGCGCTCTACCAACTGAGCTAAGGCCCCGATCACTTGCTGTAGAGAGGCACCTTGGTTCGTGCCCCACCCTTGCGGGAAGCGCCCATTATAAAGGCCGCTTCCCCTTTGCAACAAGAAAATCAGTTATCGTCGTCTCCGTCGTCGTCATTGCTGGTGGTGACGCCCAGATCGTCATCCCCGCCAAGATCGACTTCGTTGTCCGGCGAATCATCGTCTTCGTCGACGTCGATGTCCAGATCGTCATCGCCAAGGTCGCTGTCGGCTTCCTTGTCCTTCTTCTTCTCGTCTTCCTCGAACGGAATTGGCTGCTTGGTCTTCAGCACCGGCTCCGGAGTCCACTCTTCGCCGCATTCGATGCAGGCGACAGGATCTTCCTTGCCGAGGTCATAAAAGCGGGTACCGCATTTGGGGCAGCTACGCTTGGTGCCCCATTCTGGCTTGGCCATGTCTCACTGTTCCTTTGGTCGGGCTGGCAAGATCACCGTGGCCCGCGAAAAATTCTCTTTCTTGATGGGTAGCAAAAGGCCCCGAATCAAGAGCGCGGCGCGCCTTGCCATAGGCCCATGCCCCTGTCAAAGACCGCGCCCGTGATTGACCAGCCCGCCCCGCATCGTTTTTCCGCTTCCGGCCCGCTAAAGGGGCGCATTCGCGTGCCCGGCGACAAGTCGATCAGCCATCGCTCGATCATGCTCGGCGCGCTGGCGGTGGGCGAGACGCGGGTGACCGGCCTGCTCGAAGGCGAAGACGTGATGGCGACCGCCGCCGCGATGCGCAGCATGGGCGCGCGGGTCGAGAAGATCGGCGAAGAATGGCGTATCCACGGCGTTGGCGTGGGCGGGCTGCTGCAGCCGCAAGCGGCGCTCGACATGGGTAACAGCGGCACATCGACCCGGCTGCTGATGGGCCTTGTCGCCAGCCACGGCGTCACCGCGACCTTCACCGGCGATGCCAGCCTTTCCAAGCGGCCGATGGGCCGGGTGATCGAACCGCTCAGCCAGATGGGCGCGCAGTTCCATGGGTCTGCCGACGGCACACTGCCGCTGACCATGCAAGGCCTCTGCCCGGCCGTGCCGATCGAATACCGCCTGCCCGTCGCCAGCGCGCAGGTGAAGAGCGCAGTCATGCTGGCTGGCCTCAACACGCCGGGCATTACCACGGTGATCGAACCAGTTCCGACCCGCGATCATTCCGAACGAATGCTGCGCGGTTTCGGCGCAGATGTGGAAGTCGAGGAGATCGACGGTGAACGGATCATCCGCGTCCATGGCGATGCCGACCTCAGGCCGCAGACCATCGACGTGCCGGGCGATCCCTCTTCGGCGGCATTCTTTGTTGTTGCCGCCCTGTTAGTCGAAGGCAGCGACCTCGTGATCGAGAACGTCGGCCTCAACCCGACGCGCGCCGGACTTTTCGATGTGCTGCGCCAGATGGGTGGTAGCATCGAAGAACAGGACCGGCGCGAAGTCGGCGGCGAACCGGTCGCGGACCTTCGGGTGAAGCACTCGACGTTGACCGGTATCGATGTCGATCCGGCGATCGCACCGAGCATGATCGACGAATTCCCGGTCCTGTTCGTGGCCGCCTCGTTGGCAGAGGGTATCACGACCACCAGCGGACTCGAAGAGTTGCGGGTCAAGGAAAGCGACCGCCTCTCTGCCATGGCTGCCGCACTGACCGGCGCGGGCGCGCAGATCGAAGAGCGCGAGGACGGCCTCGTCATCACCGGCACTGGCGGCGAACCGCTGCGTGGCTCGTCCAACAGCCGCACCAAGACCCTGCTCGACCACCGCATTGCCATGAGCATGGCCGTGTGCGGCCTCGCCAGCCGCGACGGGGTGGAAGTGGACGACACACGCCCGATCGCGACGAGCTTTCCTAATTTCGTGGCGCGGCTGGAAGGCGCGGCAAGCTGATGCCGCTCGATATCTTCTCGCTCATCGGCTTCGTCGGCACCGCCTGCATTATCGGCGCCTACGCCTATCTCACGCTCGACGACGCACCGAACCCCTATGTCCTGCACGGCACCAACCTCGCCGGCGCGGCGCTGCTGACAATTTCGCTGATCGTCCATACCAACTGGCCAAGCCTCGTGCTGGAAGGGTTCTGGGCTGTCATAGCAATCACCGGGCTGGTGAAGGCCGCCAGAACGCGTAAGACCGCGTCATGATCATCGCAGTCGACGGTCCCACCGCCTCTGGCAAAGGCACCATCGCTCAGGCACTGGCCGAGCATTTCGGCTTGCCACATCTCGATACCGGGCTGCTCTATCGCGCGGTTGGGCGGCAGGTGGCGATCAATGATGGCGATGCAGACGATCCCGCCCAGGCGCTGGCGGCGTGCGACTTTCCCGATGAGCTGCTGGACGATCCGGCGCTGCGTTCGGAAGAAACCGGCGGGCTCGCGAGCCGGGTATCGGTCCATCCTGCGGTGCGTCAGGCTCTGTTCGAGCGGCAGCGGGCCTTTGCCACTCAGCCGGAAGGCGCGGTACTCGACGGGCGCGACATTGGCACGGTGATCGCGCCGGAAGCCGAAGTGAAGCTCTATGTCACCGCCAGCGTGCAGGAACGCGCACGGCGGCGGTGGCTGGAGATGACCGGTCGCGAAGTCGAAATCAGCCTCGACGCGATCGAACAGGATATTGCCAAGCGGGACGCGCGCGATATCGGCCGTGCCGATGCTCCACTGCGCGCTGCGCCTGACGCACTGGTGTTCGATACCAGCCACTTCGACCGCGATCAGGCAATTGCCGAGGCAATTGCGGCGGTGGAGGCGGCGCTGGCATAGCCCGCACCGCAAGCCGCATTTTCCTTGCTTTCCGCTCGCCTTTGGCCTAGGCGCGCGCCCGTTCTGGAAATCGCTGGATGGAAAGAACCTCTGCGCTGGCATGCGGCCTCGCGGAGATGTCGGCCTCTTGCCCCGTAAGCCCACGCAATCGTGCGCGGGAGACGGAGAAAGACCCGGAGAAAAACTCCGTGGCCGGTAGCAAACAGTAAACGGGATACCCCAACCTATGGCAACTTCTGCCAACCCTACGCGCGACGATTTCGAAGCGCTTCTTAACGAACAACTCGGCGGTGCAGGCGAAGAAGGCTTTGAAGGCCGCGTCGTCAAAGGCACCGTGACCGCGATCGAAAACGGTTTTGCGATCGTGGATGTCGGCCTCAAGAGCGAAGGCCGCATCGATCTCAAGGAATTCATGCGCGTCGATGACGAGCACGGCCTGTCGGTCGGCAGCGAAGTCGAAGTGTTCGTCGACCGCGTCGAAAACGCCGACGGCGAAGCGATGCTGTCGCGCGACCGCGCCCGCCGCGAAGCCGCGTGGGACAAGCTGGAAAGCGAATTCGGCGAAGGCAAGCGCGTCGAAGGTCGTATCTTCGGCCGCGTCAAGGGCGGCTTCACCGTCGACCTCGACGGCGCCGTGGCGTTCCTGCCCGGCTCGCAGGTCGATATCCGCCCGGTACGTGACGTTACCCCGCTGATGGACCAGCCGCAGCCGTTCCAGATCCTCAAGATGGACCGTCGCCGCGGCAACATCGTTGTCTCGCGTCGCGCCGTGCTCGAAGAAACCCGCGCCGAACAGCGCAGCGAGCTGATCAGCGATCTCGCTGAAGGCCAGGTTATCGATGGTGTCGTCAAGAACATCACCGATTACGGTGCGTTCGTCGACCTCGGCGGCATCGACGGCCTGCTGCATGTCACCGACATGAGCTACAAGCGCGTCAACCACCCGAGCGAAGTGATCGAGATCGGCCAGACCGTGACCGTCCAGATCGTTCGCATCAACGAAGACACCCAGCGCATCAGCCTCGGCATGAAGCAGCTGGAGTCGGATCCGTGGGATGGCGTCTCGGCCAAGTATCCGGTGGGCATGAAGCTGACCGGTACTGTCACCAACATTACCGAATACGGTGCGTTCGTGGAGCTGGAGCCGGGCATCGAAGGCCTGGTCCACGTCAGCGAAATGAGCTGGACCAAGAAGAACGTCCACCCGGGCAAGATCGTTTCGACCTCGCAGGAAGTCGAAGTCATGGTGCTCGAAGTCGACAGCGACAAGCGCCGCATCAGCCTCGGCCTCAAGCAGGCCCAGCGCAACCCGTGGGAAGAGTTCGCCGAGAAGCATCCGATGGGCACCGAAGTCGAAGGCGAAGTCAAGAACGCCACCGAATTCGGCCTCTTCATCGGCCTCGACGGCGATGTCGACGGCATGGTCCACATGTCGGATATCGCCTGGGGCATCTCGGGCGAAGACGCGCTGGCGCTCCACCGCAAGGGTGAGATGGTCAAGGCCGTCGTGCTCGACGTCGACACCGACAAGGAGCGCATCAGCCTCGGCATGAAGCAGCTCGAAAAGGGTGCGCCGTCGGCCGATGGCGCCGATGCCAGCAGCCTGCGCAAGAACCAGACCGTCACCGTCACTGTCCTCGAAGTCCGCGATGGCGGCCTCGAAGTGCAGGTTGGCGAAGACGGCGCGACCGGCTTCATCAAGCGGAGCGACCTCGGCCGCGACCGCGACGAGCAGCGTACCGATCGTTTCCAGCCGGGTGCGAAGGTCGATGCCATGGTCATCGGCTTCGACCGTTCGAAGAAGCCCAACTTCTCGATCAAGGCGCGCCAGATCGCCGAAGAGAAGGAAGCTGTGGCACAGTTCGGCTCGTCCGATTCGGGTGCATCGCTGGGCGACATCCTCGGCGAAGCGCTGAAGAAGAAGGAAGATTAAGGTTGGCACGAGCCCCCGCGCAGGCGGGGGCCTCAAGCCACCTGGTCCAAGCCATGCGGAGACCCCCGCCTGCGCGGGGGATCACAGCCAGAATCAGGCCCGCCCTCATTGCGAGTGGCGGGCCTTTTCTCATGCGAGCAGAGGGAGTAGGCTCACACCATGCTGACGATCCACCAATTCCCCTGCCTGTCCGACAATTACGGGTATTTGCTCCACGATACCGACAGCCATGAGACTGTCGCCATCGATACGCCCGATGCGCAGGAGTATCTCAAACAGGCTGAGCTCAAGGGATGGCGGATCACGCAGATCTGGAACACCCATTGGCACCCCGACCATGCCGGCGGGAACAAGGCCATTGTCGAGGCCACCGGAGCGACCATCGTCGCCCCGCAGGAGGTCGAAAGGATTTCCTCGATCGACCGCGTGGTGGCGCATGGCGATACCGTGTCCATAGGAGCCCACACCGCGCATGTGATCGATGTCAGCGGGCACACCAATGGCCACGTCGCCTTTCACCTGCCCGATGCGGGCATCGCGTTCGTCGGCGACAGCGTGTTCGCGCTCGGCTGCGGGCGGATGTTCGAAGGCGAGCCGCAGCAGTTCTGGGACAGCCTCAGCCGGATCAGGGCGCTGCCGGGCGAGACCATGCTCTATTGCGCGCATGAATACACCGCCTCGAACGCGAAGTTTGCCAGCCATGCCGATCCCGACAACGCCGCCCTCGCCGCCTATGTCGAGGAGATCGCTGCCAAGCGGGCGAAGGACGAACCCACCGTACCGACCCAGCTGGCGCGCGAACTCGACACCAACCCTTTCCTGCGAGCCGACGATCCGGTGCTGGCGGCAAAATGGGGCGGCTCGACACCCGCTGAAACCTTTGCCGCGCTACGGGCTGGCAAGGACAATTTCTAGCCACATGAAGGCCCTGCGCGTCCAGCACCTGTCCGAGGACCTCTCGGGCGTCGAACTGGTCGACTTGCCCAAGCCCGAGCGCGGCCCAGGCGAAGTCCTTGTTCGCGTGCGGGCTGCCTCGCTCAACTTCCCCGACCTGCTGATGACGCGAGGCGCATACCAGTTCAAACCCGAGCCGCCCTTTATCAGCGGGATGGAGCTCGCCGGCGAAGTGGTCGAAGCAGATACCGATAGCGGCTTCGCGCCGGGCGCTCACGTGATGGGCGGCGCAAAGACCGGGGGATTCGCCGAGTTCGCCTGCGTCCCCGCCCGCTCGCTTCGCAAAGTGCCCGAGGGCGTGTCGCTGGCGGCCGCTTCATCCATGGGCGCGGCGTATTCCACCGCCTACACCGGGCTGGTCGAGCTTGGCGGGCTGAAGGAGGGTCAGACGGTGCTGGCACATGGAGCCAGCGGCGGGGTGGGCCTTGCCACCTGCGATCTGGCCAAGGCGCTGGGCGCGAGGGTTATTGCCGCCACGCACCGCGCGGACAAGCTGGACGCGCTCAAGGCAGCCTCAGGCGCGCACCATGTCATCCTCAACACTGGGCGTTTCCGCGAAGAGGTGAGCAAGCTGACGGGTGGCAGGCTGTGCGACCTCGTGTTCGACACCGTCGGCGGCGACGTTTTCGATGAAAGCACCCGCTGCGTCGCCTTCGGCGGCAAACTGCTGGTCGTGGGCTTCGTTGCCGGGCGGATACCGGAGATTGCGGTCAATATCCCGCTGATCAAGGGATTCTCGGTCGTCGGAGTTCGCGCCGGAGAATATGGCCGCCGCTTCCCCGATCGCGGGGCCCGGATCATGGCCGAGGTTGCAAAGCTGGCAAGCGCGGGGAAAATCACGCCGCATATCGACCGAACTCTGCCGCTCGAGCGCTGGCGCGAAGCCTTCGACGCGATGGCCGGCGGCGAGTTGATCGGAAAAGTGGTGCTGGAGCCTTAGGAGAGCTGTGAGTCCCAGCGCAGGCTGGGACCTTCTCGGAGCCTGGCCCTGGTGGCAAGAGACCCCAACCTTCGCTGGGGATCACCGAATGAAAAAGGGCGGCCCGCTGGCCGCCCCCTCTTGATCCCACAATAGGTCCAGCCTCAGAGGTTCGAAATCACCTCGTCCGCCAGCGCCTTGTCGGCGGCGGCATCGTGGCCTTCCGCGATCAGCTTGCGGCTGGCAGCGGTGGCAGCAGCAGCAGCGGTGGCGCGGACTTCGTCGATTGCATCGCGCTCGGCAGCGGAAATCTTGTCTTCAGCCATCTTCTTGCGGCGTTCGATCAGCGCCTTGCTGTCGGCTTCGGCCTTCTCGAGGATGGCGTCAGCTTCGTGCCTGGCGTTTTCCATCATCGCTTCGGCGTCTTTCTCCGCATTGGCGATCTTGGAGCTATATTCGTCGCGCAGCGCCTCTGCTTCGGCGCGCAAAGTCTTGGCTTCGTCGAGCTGCTGCTTGATCTCGGCGATCTTGTTGTCGAGCCCGCCAGCAATCAGCGCCGGGACCTTCTTCCACAAAACCACGAGGATGAGCACCAGCATGGCCACGGAGACCCACTGGTAAGGCTCCAGCCCGAAAGCGGTCGGATCGGCGTGCGCCACGGTTTCGCCGTGCCCTTCGGCGACGAATACCTCGGCAGCTTCGGTCTCGAACACCTCGGGTGCGTTGGTCTGAGCGTTAGCCATGGGTCATGGCCTCCTTCACGGCCTTGGCCGCCGCCGCACCGGTCACCTTCACGCCAGCAAGGCGCGATACGATGTCCTGCGCAGCCTCGGCAGCCACGGTTTCCACTTCGGCCATGGCTTCGGCGCGAGCGGTGCCAATCCGTTCTTCAGCCTCGGCCAGCTTCTTGTCGAGCCGCTTCTGGGCTGCAGCGACTTTCTTTTCCGAGGCCGCCGCGGCTTCCGCCTTGGCTTCGGCCACGAGTTTCTGCGCCGCAGCGCGGTTCTCGTTTTCGCGCACCCGCCAGGCTTCTTCCTCGGCATCGGCCTTGTCGCGCGCGGCCTGCGCAGCGGCAAGGTCGCCCGCGATCTGCTGGTCGCGCTGCCCCACCGTCGCCATCACGCGCGGAACCATGCCCCGGCCAATGACGAAGAACGTGAACCCGAAGAATACCAGCAACCAGAAGATCTGGCTGGAGTAGGTTTCAGCGAGCTGGGCTATCTGGGGCATGAGTGCGGTCCCGGAAAGTCAGTCAGGAAAGGGATGTGACGGGGCCGGAACTTATGCCCGGCCCTGCCAAAGCTGTTGGCTGTCTTAAGCGACGAAGATCAGGATCATCGCGACGACGAACGCCAGCAGGCCGAGAAGCTCGGCAGCGGCGAAGCCGATGAACAGGCGGCCCTGCTGGCCGTCGGCAGCACCCGGGTTGCGGAGAGCCGATTCGAGGAACGAGCCGAACACGTTACCCACACCGATGGCGGCCATGCCGGCACCGATAGCTGCGAGACCCGCACCGACCAGCTTTGCTGCTTCTGCGTCCATTGTACTAACTCCTTGGAAAAATTCTGTTTGGTTGAAAAAGCGACTTAGTGAAGGTTTTCAGCGTCGTTGAGATACAGCGAGGTCAACAACGCGAAGACATAGGCCTGGATGCCGGCAACGAGGATCTCCAGCGCGGAGATGCCGATCATCAGGGCGAAGCTCGGGACCGATACCAGCAGGCCGATCCCGGCACCGGCATTGATGCCATTGATGACAAAGCCCGAGAGCACCTTCAGCAGCACGTGCCCGGCCATCATGGCCACGAACAGTCGCAGGCCAAGGCTGAAGGGGCGAACCATGAAGCTGATAAGCTCGATCGGGAAGATCACCGGAACCATCGGCAACGGCGTGCCATGCGGCACGAACAGGCTGAAAAAGTGGAAGCCGTGCTTCCAGAAGCCCACGATCAGCACGATCGAGAAGCTGATGATCGCCAGCACACCGGTGATGGTGAAATGGCTGGTGAAGGTGAACGGGTGGATGCCCAAGACGCCCAGCGGCAGCAGGCCCAGCATGTTGCCAAACAGGATGAACATGAACAGCGAGAAGACGTAGGGCACGTACTTTTTGCCCGCCTTGCCGATGTTCACTTCCAGCATGTTGTCGATGAAGCCGGTGAAGAATTCCACCATCATCTGCCAGCGACCGGGGACCAGCTGGCCCTTCATCCCGCCCCACACGAACGCGGCCAGCAGGATGGTGGTGACCAGCATCCATGCAGCGCTGTTGGTGAACGCGATGTTGTAGCCGGCAATTTCCCAGTTCGCCGAGCCGAGAATCGGCTCGATGGTGAACTGGTGCATCGGATCGACTTTGCCTTCTTCGGCCGCCACGTGAAATCCTTACGCGTTTCGGCGAACCCGCCTTGCCGTCAGCCCCTATTCGACAAGTCGTCGGAGCCTTCGGGCGGCGTGTTCGCCATCCGGAACACATTCCTGAAGGCAACGACTATCCCGAGGAACAGCCCCACCAACAGGCCCCACGGATTGGTGTCACTCAGATAGCCGACGGCATATCCGATCACCGTTCCGCCCAGGAGCCCGCCGAGAAGGTCCGCCAGCACCCGGTTTCCGCTGCGATAGTTCGCGTCGGAACCGCTGCCCCGCGGCCGGTTGCGCTCCTCTTCACGCTCGCGTGCGGCCTTTAACCGCTCTTCGAGCGCGTCGATACGCGCATCCTCGGCAATGGGTTCCCGTGCGGGCTTCTCGTCGCTCATGCCTTGCTCCTTTTGGGAAGGGTTGCGCGGCACGGGCAAGAGCTGCCCGCCAAGGGCGCCGCCCCCTTAGAAGGGGGGTAAAAGCAAGTCAACCGGACAGCGGGGGAATCCGCGGTCCGGTTGACGATATTTCTGCAACCTGTGTTGCGATGGAGCTAGGGGCAGCGCGGATCACGCGTCGGCGCAGCGCTGGTGCGGGTTTCCCAAGCGCCCGCAGGCGTCTGGTACTTTTCCCCCGGGACAGTCCGCTGGATCAGCTCGCAACCCTGCGCAAAGGCGTATTCCTGCAACGTCACGTTCTGGGCCTGCGCACGCTCGGTATAGTTGGCGCGGCGCTTGATATTGATGTCAGCAACCAGCGCTTCGATATCGCCCGACTGCGCTCCGACAACACCGAGATAGCCGTCGGGCTTCTCGCCAACCTGGCCTGCGGCGCGCGCTGCGGCATAGGCGGGCGAACGCTGGAAATAGGCCGAAGCGGGTACTGCCAGCGCTGCTGCCAGCACGGTTGCGATTGCGGTCTTGCCAAAGCTGCTTTTCAACATGGCTTCAAAATCCCTCAAAAACACACCGTCAGAAAATTCCGGCGTTCTCTTCGATATTGTCCTCGACGTCAGCGGCCAGGCGGTAGATGACTTCCTGCCGGATATTGATGTTGAGCTCGATCACGATGGGCTCCGAGGGCGCATTCACATTGATGCACCCGCCCAGCATGACCGGTGCCAGCACCGATCCGGACATCAGCCAGAACCCCCGTTTCATGCCCGCTGTTGTCGCACCGGACAGGAGACCCGTCAAATTCGCTTGCATCATGGCTAATCCTCGCTTTCGCGGTCCTGAATAGGTGGTGTGCCGTCGGTTAAGCCGGCGGCTGGTGGTGTCGGTTTGTCGAGCAGCCCCAGCCCTTGCGGGTCGGGCACGTAGTCGGGGTCGTACAGCGAGCGCATGTTGTTGAGCAGCTGGTAGAAAGGTGCCCGGATATTGACGTTGAAGCGGATCGGCAGCTTTGCCAATCGCCTGGTCACGAAATTGCGGCTGGCACCCTCGCCCTGGCTCACCCCTTCAAAACTGATGGCGGTCAGCACCTCGCCCGACAATGGCCCTTCGACGCCGACACGCATCTGCCTGAAATCGAGCGACTGGAGCGACCGGAAGGCAAAATTGGCAATCGCGCCCATGTCCTCATAAGTCAGCTCGCCGACATAGGAGAGATTGCCACCTGGTGGCCGAGCGATCAGCACGCTTTCCTCGATGAAGCCGTTGCCGAATTCGTCGAAATAGACCTGCACCGTGCCGTCGAAAGTACCGCGGGCCGCAAGGTTGCTCATCTCCAGCCGCTCGATGAACAGCGCGGCATCGAGCCCTTCGATCTCGAAGATGTAGCGGCGCTCCTCGGGTTTCGAGAAATCCAGCAGCGAACGGCGCATGGTCAGCGTCCCGCCCAGCCACGGCCAGGTCCCGCCTTTGAGGTCGAGCAGCGTGCCATTAGTCAGTTGCCAAACAATCTCCCCATCTTCGGCTTCGATCCCGGGATTGACCGATTGCACGAACAGCCGCTGGTTCGGAGCTGTAGTAAGGCTCAGCAAATCATCGAACACGATGGTCCCCGATGCGCCTTTCACGGGGCCAAATGGGGCGGCGAGATCAAACCTGTCGGTGCTGAAGCGGCCCGTACTTGTCACTGCATCGCCATTCCAGTCGATCCGGCCTTCGCCGCGAATGGTACCGTCGGCCAGCGCAACCAGCCCCTTGGCAAGCTCTGTCAGAGTGACAGGCTGCAACTGGCCGTCGAAGCGCAGCCCGGCGGTATCCAGATCGGCGGACCCAACTCCGCTGCCGAGGTCATGCCTAATCTCTACTGCAGTAACGACCCGCTGGCTGGACGGTTCGCGCAAGGCCGCATTGGCCATGATCCTGCTGTCCTGCAGGACGAGCCCGGCACCGCGCGCAACAAGCGGATAGAACCGGTCCTCATCCTCACGATCCTCGACCCGGAACGCGCCATTGCCGATCGTGAGCACGCTGTCCTGGTAGCTCCAGTTGCCACTGGCATCGAAGATGTCGAGCGGTACCGGGTCCAGAGCGATGTCCGCCATCGCAAACGTGCCGGACAACACCTGGCCCAGCTCACCGCCGAATTCCGCGACCTTAAAGCGGGCGGCACTACCGTCATTCCCGATCACCATCGACACGTCGTTCGCAACCAACGTGCCTGGCCATGCAAGCCCGACCGGGCCTGTCGAAAGCGTCAGCGGCGAACCGGCAAGGTTACCCTTGATATCGAGCGCCGCAGTACCCGCAGCCACTCGCAAGCCATCGGCATCGTAGCGCACGATCGGCTGGCCCGACTGCGGGCACAGCGTCATCTGCTTGGCATCGAGCGTCAGGTCGTAATAGCTGAGGCGCTCGAACGCGATCGGGGTGCAGCCCTGCCACATGCTGAAATTGCCATTCGCTGCCAGCTGACCGGCAATCGGCACATTGAGCCCGCGCACTTCGCCACCGGGAAGCGGGCCATCAGCCTGCATGGCCCCTGCCAGCTGCATGGCGCCAGAGCGTGCCTGGCGGATCTCAAGGTCGGAAAAGGCCAGCCTGCTGCCCTGCGCCTCGTAGGGAGCCATGCGGATGCGGAAGACCGAATTCCCGCCGCCATCTCGCTCCATCCGCCCCTGCACCTGCGGCAAGCCAGCGCCACCCATGGCGATATTGCCGGAGAGCAGCGGTACACCACGGGCACCAAAACGAGCTTCTACGCGCGACAGGGCTGCCAGGGTGTCCCCGCCCCTGCCCGCAAGGCTGATCCGCGGTGCGACGAACGTCACTGTCCCATCGCTTGTCCGCACGGTGAGGTCGGCAGCAAGCGACGCTCCGCGCACTTCGCGCTCGATCGCTCCGGCCAGCTGGCCAAGCAGGGGTGCCGCAAGGGTCCCCACTGCCGAACCCTGCGCCTCGCGCAATGCGGCCGACAGCGCCGGATCGAGCAGCAGGTCCTCTCCCTCCAGTTCGATATCCGATTGCAGCGCAGCGAGGCCTACATCAGTGCGAGCAGACCCGGTCACCCGTACTACCGCGAAGCCCATCTGCGCCGCCATCGCCTGGCCCAGGGCAGCGTCAAAGCCGGAGACCAGCCGTTCGCCGCGCAGGCTGGCATCGGCCTTGAGCTCAGTCACCTGCACCGCCCCGCCATTGAATGCGAGGCGCCCCAGCGTGCCGTTGACCGAACCCTCCCCGCCATCGAGGGTTGCATCACCCGTCAGCCTGAGCGCCAGCTCCGCCCCATCGAGCGCGATACCACTCGCCGCGCAGCGCGAAGGATCCATGCGGAGCGGACCAGCGAACGCGGGCTTGCCAGCGGAAACAGTGACATCGCCATAGAGCGTCAGCCGCTGCAGATCGCAGCCGCCATAGGCAAGGTTGGGCGCAATCGCCGCCAGCTTGCCGGCAAATCCATCATCCAGTTCGCCCTCACCTTCGGCCTTGATACCGACGCCGCCCCACGGCGTTTCGATTCGGGCGCGGCCATCGGTGAGCTTGAGATCAAGATCGGGCAGGCCGGGCGGCCGATCGCTTCCGGCATAGATCACCTTGTCGAGCGTGCCGAAACTCAGCGTGCCGTCTTCCTTGACCCGCCCTAAGAGTCGCGGCCGCACCAGTTCGACCCGTCCAATGGCAGGAAAGCCGAAGCGATAACGCAGGTTGACGGTGACCTGCTCGATGGTGAGGTCAGGATTGTCAGGGTCGCCCAGAATCACATTGCGCACGACCTGCCTGGCCGGTCCGATCGATCCGATCTCATAGGTGGCAGGCAAGTCATATTGAGCGAGCTGGTCACCGATGACGTTGTCGGCAATCCTTTCGCGCGTGAGCCAGACTATGAGCAGGCCGACAACGAGCATGGCGAGCAACCCGAGCCCGCCGATCCGCACCACGCGCCAGATCGCCCGATCGGTCCGGGCCGCTGCAACCGCCGTATCTTCGCCCGTTTCCATTACCCTCCACTTGCGCGTTTCGCCCAGCAAAGGCAATGGTTTGCACTTGCTTGGATTTGTCATGGGGGTTGCTTGCCGCAGACAGACGGAAAATCCGGGGCTGCAAAGCCTGCGCACGACGCGGTCGGCCATCGCGCCCGCCTGCGCGAGCGGCTGCTCGGTGGCGGGTCGGAGGCGCTGGCTGATTATGAAGTGCTGGAATACTTGCTGTTCGCTGCCTTTCGCCAGG encodes:
- a CDS encoding F0F1 ATP synthase subunit A, which codes for MHQFTIEPILGSANWEIAGYNIAFTNSAAWMLVTTILLAAFVWGGMKGQLVPGRWQMMVEFFTGFIDNMLEVNIGKAGKKYVPYVFSLFMFILFGNMLGLLPLGVLGIHPFTFTSHFTITGVLAIISFSIVLIVGFWKHGFHFFSLFVPHGTPLPMVPVIFPIELISFMVRPFSLGLRLFVAMMAGHVLLKVLSGFVINGINAGAGIGLLVSVPSFALMIGISALEILVAGIQAYVFALLTSLYLNDAENLH
- a CDS encoding AtpZ/AtpI family protein — protein: MSDEKPAREPIAEDARIDALEERLKAAREREEERNRPRGSGSDANYRSGNRVLADLLGGLLGGTVIGYAVGYLSDTNPWGLLVGLFLGIVVAFRNVFRMANTPPEGSDDLSNRG
- a CDS encoding F0F1 ATP synthase subunit B family protein; its protein translation is MANAQTNAPEVFETEAAEVFVAEGHGETVAHADPTAFGLEPYQWVSVAMLVLILVVLWKKVPALIAGGLDNKIAEIKQQLDEAKTLRAEAEALRDEYSSKIANAEKDAEAMMENARHEADAILEKAEADSKALIERRKKMAEDKISAAERDAIDEVRATAAAAATAASRKLIAEGHDAAADKALADEVISNL
- a CDS encoding YnbE family lipoprotein is translated as MKRGFWLMSGSVLAPVMLGGCINVNAPSEPIVIELNINIRQEVIYRLAADVEDNIEENAGIF
- a CDS encoding YdbL family protein — its product is MLKSSFGKTAIATVLAAALAVPASAYFQRSPAYAAARAAGQVGEKPDGYLGVVGAQSGDIEALVADINIKRRANYTERAQAQNVTLQEYAFAQGCELIQRTVPGEKYQTPAGAWETRTSAAPTRDPRCP
- a CDS encoding NADPH:quinone oxidoreductase family protein — translated: MKALRVQHLSEDLSGVELVDLPKPERGPGEVLVRVRAASLNFPDLLMTRGAYQFKPEPPFISGMELAGEVVEADTDSGFAPGAHVMGGAKTGGFAEFACVPARSLRKVPEGVSLAAASSMGAAYSTAYTGLVELGGLKEGQTVLAHGASGGVGLATCDLAKALGARVIAATHRADKLDALKAASGAHHVILNTGRFREEVSKLTGGRLCDLVFDTVGGDVFDESTRCVAFGGKLLVVGFVAGRIPEIAVNIPLIKGFSVVGVRAGEYGRRFPDRGARIMAEVAKLASAGKITPHIDRTLPLERWREAFDAMAGGELIGKVVLEP
- a CDS encoding F0F1 ATP synthase subunit C, with amino-acid sequence MDAEAAKLVGAGLAAIGAGMAAIGVGNVFGSFLESALRNPGAADGQQGRLFIGFAAAELLGLLAFVVAMILIFVA
- a CDS encoding F0F1 ATP synthase subunit B family protein yields the protein MPQIAQLAETYSSQIFWLLVFFGFTFFVIGRGMVPRVMATVGQRDQQIAGDLAAAQAARDKADAEEEAWRVRENENRAAAQKLVAEAKAEAAAASEKKVAAAQKRLDKKLAEAEERIGTARAEAMAEVETVAAEAAQDIVSRLAGVKVTGAAAAKAVKEAMTHG